Within the Emticicia oligotrophica DSM 17448 genome, the region GGATTGGTTACCAAAACCATAGCATTACGTTTATCCTTGAAGCCATCAAAGGATAAAGCTACCATGTCGTGCTGACGAAAACTAAAATCACGCTTAAAATCAGTAGCACGTATTGCCTTTTTCCCTAATGAATCTTTAGCAAAGATTCCGAAATACAAATAATGCTTATTAAAAAGTACTTTTACTTCAGTATCATTTGTAGCTTTTCTACCTTGAAATGGTTCGATTTGTGTAAAACCTGAAATGGCTTTAGTTTTTTTCCATTCAGAATCATTCATTACTCCATCAACTCTAAGTGAAGAAGAAATTTGTGTGGCTTCAATTTTTCTTTTGACTGAATCTGGTTCAAAAATGGTGGCATCTTGGCCAAAAGATACAGTGGTGGACGCTACTAAAAAGAGGAGTAGTTTTTTTATCATTTGTAATGAGCTTTTTCGAATGCAAAACTAATTAAAATTTTTAATCTGAATTTTATTGTCACACTAAATGTTTGTTTCATAAGCAATTTTATAATTTTGCAGGCCGTTAATTCTTGTTCATTTGCAATTCTTAATTAGATTAAAATGTTAGTTAATATCTTCAAATCAAAAATCCACCGAGTGAAAGTCACTCAAGCAGAATTAAATTACGTTGGTAGTATCACAATTGATGAAGACCTTTTAGATGCAGCGGGTATCATGGAAAATGAGCGTGTACAAGTTGTAAATAACAACAATGGCGAGCGATTAGAAACCTACGCCATT harbors:
- the panD gene encoding aspartate 1-decarboxylase produces the protein MLVNIFKSKIHRVKVTQAELNYVGSITIDEDLLDAAGIMENERVQVVNNNNGERLETYAIKGKRGSGIICLNGAAARKAEVGDIVIIISYAWMTQEEAKNHKPLVVFPDENNLVIK